In Candidatus Aegiribacteria sp., a genomic segment contains:
- a CDS encoding Glu/Leu/Phe/Val dehydrogenase: MDKGFNAFEMAQKQFDQVADQLDLEQGTRAFLRWPMREYHFIIPVHMDDGSVQVFRGFRVQHSDVRGPCKGGIRFHPQETEDTVRALATWMTWKTAVVDIPLGGGKGGVICDPHELSMREQEQICRGWIRNVWRNIGPVQDIPAPDVMTSPQHMLWMMDEYETIVGGKYPGVITGKPVGSGGSLGRTEATGYGVIYTVREALTRMGLDIRETTMACQGFGNVSQYAADLFIKYGGKVVCVSCWDQSDMTSYTYRKMDGIDIEFLLSITDRFGTVNPEKAMAAGYEQLSGDAWIETEADVLMPGALENQVNGETVNKIHARVKIVAEGANGPTTPEADAYLKENNIFVIPDFLCNAGGVTCSYFEQVQNNMNYYWEKDEVLSKLDTKMTSAFHAVADLADSQSVYMRDAAYMIAIDRVATAARMRGLV, encoded by the coding sequence ATGGATAAGGGCTTCAACGCTTTTGAAATGGCACAAAAACAATTCGATCAGGTTGCAGACCAACTTGATCTTGAGCAGGGAACAAGAGCATTTTTACGCTGGCCGATGAGGGAATATCATTTCATCATTCCTGTACACATGGATGATGGTTCTGTACAGGTATTTCGTGGATTCCGGGTACAGCACAGTGATGTTCGCGGTCCCTGTAAAGGTGGAATAAGGTTCCATCCACAGGAAACCGAGGATACTGTCAGAGCTCTCGCGACATGGATGACCTGGAAAACCGCTGTTGTCGATATCCCTCTTGGAGGGGGCAAGGGCGGTGTTATCTGCGATCCTCACGAACTTTCAATGAGAGAGCAGGAACAGATCTGCCGCGGCTGGATCAGGAATGTCTGGAGAAACATCGGTCCCGTTCAGGACATACCTGCTCCTGATGTAATGACATCTCCACAGCACATGCTCTGGATGATGGACGAGTACGAAACGATAGTTGGCGGGAAGTATCCCGGTGTTATCACAGGGAAGCCCGTTGGGAGCGGTGGATCTCTTGGAAGAACAGAGGCCACGGGATACGGTGTGATTTACACCGTACGGGAAGCGTTAACCAGAATGGGACTTGATATCAGAGAAACTACCATGGCCTGCCAGGGCTTTGGTAACGTAAGTCAGTACGCGGCTGATCTGTTCATCAAATATGGAGGTAAAGTAGTCTGTGTATCCTGCTGGGATCAGAGCGATATGACTTCTTACACCTACCGTAAAATGGATGGAATAGATATTGAGTTTCTGCTGAGCATCACTGACAGATTCGGAACGGTAAATCCCGAAAAGGCCATGGCAGCCGGATACGAACAGCTTTCCGGAGATGCCTGGATTGAAACCGAGGCGGATGTTCTGATGCCGGGAGCCCTCGAAAACCAGGTTAACGGTGAGACAGTTAACAAAATACATGCCAGAGTGAAAATCGTTGCCGAGGGTGCGAACGGCCCGACAACACCTGAAGCGGATGCTTACCTGAAAGAGAACAATATCTTTGTGATTCCGGATTTCCTCTGCAACGCAGGAGGCGTTACCTGTTCATACTTCGAACAGGTTCAGAATAATATGAACTACTACTGGGAGAAGGATGAAGTCCTTTCCAAACTTGATACAAAAATGACTTCAGCTTTCCATGCTGTTGCTGATCTTGCTGACAGCCAGTCAGTATATATGAGAGACGCAGCCTACATGATTGCTATCGACAGAGTAGCAACTGCGGCACGAATGAGAGGGCTTGTCTAG
- a CDS encoding PEP/pyruvate-binding domain-containing protein: MTEKAVTPHAKLKDENKPEWKIIVDLLGDTDPVLLKRLSRKMMNYLFKRKVKKISEIMEQFHLRKANGNKTGDPYGENQPAPRIDYQDLESITSQVFSVAEEELSPEELSQAIHRWLRYESTRFLSVIADRRDVPLGQLREALEKYVLLPDKNKKMDRSEQRGIIVDITRRIFNDDLQYINTISKHVRIEDFSEVLDHTIGPLNGNGKVGGKASGLFRAQKILDSHRKHNVVLRNLRIPRTWYISSDSILEFIHYNALEEMLAIKYSDTDEIRQEYELLEQVFKHSQLPSCVLSGLNFALDHLGSSPLIVRSSSLLEDSSGAAFAGKYKSLFVANTGTRKERLEAISDAILEVYASVFGPDPIEYRRERGLLDFNEEMGILIQEVVGNRIGKYYFPPLAGVAFSRNDYRWSPRIKKEDGMVRLVTGLGTRAVDRTGKDFPVLMSPGQPKIRINAAEEEILRYAQKHMDVINLEKGCLETVSVESIIKECGSKFPCLSYIVSIDEGDHIQLSPGSMFNIENKDTVVTFHNLLEKSPVPLLFKTMLSILEDEIGMPVDIEFAYSSDIHTPYLLQCRPQSIGDGLADTSIPKNIPKDDILFTADRYIMSGLCHNIEYLVYVDGDEYDRISSREGLLQVGHIIGQLNKKLPNKKFVLIGPGRWGSKGDIKMGVHVGYCDINNTAMLIEVAKSKQGYVPDLSFGTHFFQDLVEANIKYLPLYPDEPGVIFREDIFSTSKNILRKLVSNAEEFEQVIKVVKISNEFPGASVCIIMDSDSDSALAYLKR; this comes from the coding sequence ATGACTGAAAAAGCCGTAACTCCACATGCAAAATTAAAAGATGAAAACAAACCCGAATGGAAAATCATCGTTGATCTTCTTGGAGATACAGATCCAGTTCTGCTGAAGCGTTTGAGCAGGAAGATGATGAACTACCTTTTCAAACGGAAAGTCAAGAAAATATCCGAGATTATGGAGCAGTTCCATTTAAGAAAAGCAAATGGAAACAAGACGGGTGATCCTTATGGAGAAAATCAACCCGCGCCCAGGATTGATTACCAGGATCTGGAAAGCATCACAAGCCAGGTTTTCAGCGTTGCTGAAGAGGAACTGTCACCTGAGGAGCTTTCTCAAGCTATCCACAGATGGCTCCGATATGAAAGCACCAGGTTTCTTTCTGTAATTGCTGACCGCAGAGATGTTCCTCTGGGACAGCTCAGGGAAGCTCTGGAAAAATATGTTCTGCTTCCGGACAAAAACAAAAAGATGGACAGAAGCGAACAGAGGGGCATAATTGTAGACATTACAAGGCGAATATTCAACGATGATCTGCAGTATATCAACACGATCAGCAAACATGTCCGGATAGAGGATTTCAGTGAAGTGCTTGATCATACTATCGGGCCTCTCAATGGTAACGGAAAAGTCGGCGGAAAAGCTTCAGGATTGTTCCGGGCTCAAAAAATTCTTGATTCACACAGAAAGCACAATGTAGTACTCAGGAATCTCAGGATACCAAGAACGTGGTACATCTCATCCGATTCTATTCTGGAGTTCATTCATTACAATGCGCTTGAAGAGATGCTTGCAATCAAGTATTCGGATACTGATGAAATAAGGCAGGAATACGAGCTTCTGGAGCAGGTATTCAAACATTCCCAGCTTCCATCATGTGTTCTGAGCGGTTTGAACTTTGCGCTGGACCATCTTGGTTCATCGCCTCTGATAGTCAGATCATCAAGCCTTCTCGAGGACAGCTCCGGTGCTGCTTTCGCTGGGAAATACAAAAGCCTTTTTGTTGCCAATACAGGCACCAGGAAAGAGAGACTGGAAGCCATTTCTGACGCGATCCTTGAAGTATACGCAAGCGTATTCGGTCCTGATCCCATTGAGTACCGCCGCGAACGGGGATTGCTGGATTTCAATGAAGAGATGGGTATTCTTATCCAGGAGGTCGTCGGCAACAGGATAGGCAAGTACTATTTCCCACCTCTTGCCGGTGTGGCATTCAGCCGGAACGATTACAGATGGTCTCCGAGGATCAAAAAGGAAGATGGAATGGTCAGGCTGGTTACCGGGCTGGGAACAAGAGCTGTAGATCGAACAGGAAAAGACTTTCCTGTTCTCATGAGTCCCGGACAGCCAAAGATCAGAATCAATGCAGCTGAGGAGGAGATACTTCGCTACGCACAAAAGCATATGGACGTGATCAACCTTGAGAAAGGCTGTCTTGAAACCGTCAGCGTAGAAAGCATTATCAAGGAATGCGGCAGTAAATTCCCATGTCTTTCCTATATAGTCTCCATTGATGAAGGTGACCACATCCAGCTGTCTCCGGGTTCGATGTTCAACATTGAAAACAAGGATACAGTGGTAACATTCCATAATCTTCTCGAGAAGAGCCCGGTTCCTTTACTTTTTAAGACAATGCTCAGTATTCTCGAGGATGAAATTGGTATGCCGGTTGATATTGAATTTGCGTACAGCTCTGATATACATACACCTTACCTGCTTCAATGCAGACCGCAGAGTATTGGAGACGGGCTTGCAGACACATCAATTCCGAAGAACATCCCGAAGGACGATATACTTTTCACAGCGGACAGGTACATCATGTCCGGTCTATGCCATAACATAGAATATCTTGTTTATGTTGATGGAGACGAGTATGACAGGATTTCATCAAGAGAAGGGCTTCTTCAGGTTGGTCATATAATAGGACAGCTGAACAAGAAACTTCCCAATAAGAAATTTGTGCTGATCGGCCCTGGAAGATGGGGAAGTAAAGGTGATATCAAGATGGGTGTTCACGTTGGCTACTGTGATATCAACAACACTGCTATGCTGATAGAGGTTGCAAAGAGCAAACAGGGCTATGTACCAGATCTTTCCTTCGGAACCCACTTTTTCCAGGATCTTGTAGAAGCTAATATCAAATATCTCCCCTTATACCCGGATGAACCAGGAGTGATATTCAGAGAGGATATATTCAGTACATCCAAAAACATACTTCGAAAGCTTGTAAGTAATGCGGAAGAGTTTGAGCAGGTTATCAAGGTTGTAAAGATTTCAAATGAATTTCCCGGAGCGTCTGTCTGTATAATAATGGATAGTGACTCCGATTCAGCACTCGCGTATCTGAAGAGGTGA